The following proteins come from a genomic window of Brevibacillus antibioticus:
- a CDS encoding DUF2313 domain-containing protein, whose translation MIPERYRRMLPPPWYENKVAEYHFEGAETVVDAFSLQREDILKQFSPWSATWGLDVWDWIYFGRKQLLSMEERRKNIQQKHWSYLGFTPSVLRAIGLSSSSFKHVQMVEDYGKKVIRYVYPIEDRFDTKNAVQAVEKIRPVHCNGVALEPVVSEKIVLRDVLVVGIKEYHKVSEFRVGMTPIKRYEEVVK comes from the coding sequence ATGATTCCAGAACGCTATCGGCGGATGCTGCCGCCGCCATGGTACGAGAATAAAGTGGCGGAATATCACTTTGAAGGTGCAGAGACAGTTGTAGATGCTTTCAGTTTGCAGCGTGAGGACATTCTAAAGCAGTTTAGCCCATGGTCAGCTACTTGGGGGCTGGATGTCTGGGATTGGATTTATTTCGGGAGAAAGCAATTGCTGAGCATGGAGGAACGGCGAAAAAATATCCAGCAAAAGCACTGGTCGTATCTTGGATTTACTCCAAGCGTGCTGCGTGCAATCGGTTTGAGTTCCTCGTCATTCAAGCATGTCCAGATGGTCGAGGATTACGGCAAAAAGGTGATTCGGTACGTCTACCCGATTGAGGACCGATTCGACACAAAGAATGCTGTTCAAGCTGTTGAGAAAATCAGGCCAGTTCATTGTAATGGAGTCGCTTTGGAACCTGTTGTGTCGGAGAAGATCGTGCTGCGAGATGTCTTAGTGGTTGGGATTAAGGAGTACCACAAGGTCAGTGAATTTCGTGTAGGGATGACACCAATCAAGCGTTACGAGGAGGTCGTGAAATGA
- a CDS encoding DUF5050 domain-containing protein — protein sequence MATGYGLKLYNYRVFFENNSYDQTIYGLIGDKVRSFNRGTGAFTEIGGAYTIFDRFFVSNDRNSIYFLTYTGSSYQLNKLPITGGTPQNYNYVYPSVSSILGEIGNAVYWHQSAFDDYKLYVTVITTGPTTNWNVPVDSIRMIDNLLFFRDPSTNKVFVSTTSDPQAKSETGVFGYVYNVGKKGGYLYIQTSTGIYRLDSTGKNPTTLLSGASYSLQLCNNTIFYSTSDQKNIYKMNYDGSAKTLMHTFPEAVAIFTASISGDRIYFNRPNEDAFYVVVFNNPPTLTLTSPANNLSLSEGNTMAVQGSVTDADANDPVTIYLQINNGTILAVDSKVSDGATAIPFAKILTYKNKRVYSGTTDLVGVDLAENTDHTLKVWAEDNKQGRSTEVIRKFRIVWNRPPVIDGQNRDLGSFMQIPTVKYSATDPEGNTFTFSEYLNGKKIRSFAGVAGQQYKVEISHDSWIRLDLDVQHQIKVVATDSAGISSERIYTFTRKETHIEFMLEYGNPEIQADFTLDGMPLRVLVTLERYMPEGSSIESVKVCNNYLDAVPTWEDCTGAVKGNRGYLFTNKTKTAANWAINLWVILAKGTATERVRLNGYGGAFD from the coding sequence ATGGCAACAGGATACGGTTTAAAGCTCTATAACTATCGTGTATTCTTCGAAAATAATTCATACGACCAAACGATTTATGGCTTGATTGGCGATAAAGTTAGGTCGTTCAATAGAGGGACAGGCGCATTCACTGAAATTGGTGGAGCGTATACTATTTTTGACAGATTCTTTGTCTCTAATGATAGGAATTCCATTTACTTTCTAACGTATACAGGATCTTCATATCAACTGAACAAATTACCCATAACAGGTGGCACTCCACAAAACTATAATTACGTTTACCCGAGTGTATCTTCGATTTTAGGTGAAATAGGTAATGCGGTTTACTGGCATCAATCAGCTTTTGATGATTACAAGCTATATGTAACCGTGATTACTACTGGCCCTACGACCAATTGGAATGTCCCAGTTGATTCTATACGAATGATAGACAACCTGTTATTTTTTAGAGACCCATCAACGAATAAAGTCTTTGTTTCAACTACGAGCGATCCTCAAGCAAAAAGTGAGACGGGCGTTTTTGGATATGTTTACAACGTTGGAAAGAAAGGTGGGTATCTTTATATTCAAACAAGCACCGGGATTTATCGATTGGACAGTACAGGCAAAAATCCAACGACTCTTTTGAGCGGTGCCTCATATAGCTTGCAATTATGTAATAACACTATTTTTTATAGTACATCGGATCAAAAAAACATTTATAAAATGAACTATGATGGCAGTGCTAAAACCTTAATGCACACTTTCCCAGAGGCAGTGGCTATATTCACAGCGTCAATTTCTGGAGACAGAATCTATTTTAATCGTCCCAATGAAGATGCGTTCTATGTGGTAGTGTTCAACAACCCACCAACGCTCACATTAACGTCACCTGCCAATAATCTCTCATTATCAGAAGGCAATACGATGGCTGTGCAGGGGTCGGTAACTGACGCTGACGCCAATGATCCTGTTACGATTTATTTGCAAATTAATAATGGAACCATATTGGCTGTAGATTCCAAGGTATCAGACGGAGCTACAGCCATTCCTTTTGCCAAAATACTGACCTACAAAAACAAACGGGTCTATTCTGGCACAACCGATCTAGTCGGCGTGGACTTGGCGGAGAATACGGATCACACCTTAAAAGTTTGGGCTGAGGACAACAAACAGGGGAGGAGCACAGAAGTTATACGCAAGTTCAGGATCGTTTGGAACCGTCCGCCTGTGATCGATGGCCAGAATAGAGACCTCGGCTCCTTTATGCAGATTCCAACAGTGAAATATTCTGCTACCGATCCAGAGGGTAATACTTTCACTTTTAGTGAGTATCTGAACGGCAAGAAAATCAGGTCGTTTGCGGGCGTAGCTGGACAGCAATACAAAGTAGAAATCAGTCATGACTCTTGGATTCGATTGGATTTGGACGTACAGCATCAAATCAAGGTCGTTGCCACGGACAGCGCGGGGATCTCATCCGAGCGAATTTACACATTCACCCGAAAAGAGACTCATATCGAATTTATGCTAGAGTACGGGAATCCAGAAATTCAAGCAGACTTTACGCTAGATGGGATGCCCTTACGTGTCCTGGTGACACTTGAAAGATATATGCCAGAAGGCTCGTCAATTGAAAGCGTAAAAGTCTGCAATAACTACTTGGATGCTGTTCCAACATGGGAAGACTGCACGGGTGCGGTAAAGGGGAATCGAGGCTATCTCTTTACCAATAAAACCAAGACTGCCGCAAATTGGGCAATCAATTTGTGGGTCATTCTTGCCAAGGGAACAGCAACAGAGCGAGTCAGGTTGAACGGATATGGAGGTGCGTTCGACTAA
- a CDS encoding XkdW family protein, with product MKMQNKEAISVIREQQQTDPVMTMGQELSSLKISNIQKDALIQTMGEQLAQVKLELIQIKGGAK from the coding sequence ATGAAGATGCAAAATAAAGAAGCTATCTCAGTAATTAGAGAACAGCAACAAACAGATCCCGTTATGACAATGGGACAGGAGCTCTCCTCACTCAAAATTAGCAATATCCAAAAGGATGCGTTAATCCAAACAATGGGGGAGCAGCTAGCCCAAGTTAAGCTTGAGCTCATTCAAATAAAAGGAGGTGCCAAGTGA
- a CDS encoding baseplate J/gp47 family protein — MATIDKPEMPILRETADQIYQRMANRMALIAQKRGETPPATEEGEIFYDLGYPIAEEISDQQQLFEYGFLQRFLPWADGEFLDATGVFFGLSRNEAETDDAYRQRLIDRARTEEGDGRRQDYERWARNVDGVGGAVAIEKARHDLSIDVYITDLTGNPAGQELATSVRTKLEDKRRALHDLQVLPAKVYPVTISVKLALRPDAEIEKVKDQIATQIKTYLKGRSQIVYQQIGALFFVDGVIDFTSYTLNGAELNLMVPADSVSTLTMAVTT; from the coding sequence ATGGCAACGATAGACAAACCAGAAATGCCGATTCTTAGGGAAACAGCGGATCAGATTTATCAGCGAATGGCAAATCGGATGGCATTGATAGCACAAAAGCGTGGAGAGACGCCACCAGCGACGGAAGAGGGAGAAATCTTTTATGACCTCGGCTATCCGATCGCAGAGGAAATCAGCGATCAGCAGCAGCTATTTGAGTACGGCTTTCTTCAGCGGTTTTTACCCTGGGCGGATGGAGAGTTTTTGGATGCCACAGGCGTTTTCTTCGGCTTATCTCGCAATGAAGCGGAGACAGACGACGCATATCGGCAGCGCTTAATTGATCGAGCTCGTACAGAAGAGGGAGACGGCAGACGCCAAGACTACGAGCGGTGGGCACGAAATGTAGATGGGGTAGGCGGAGCCGTTGCTATCGAGAAGGCGCGGCATGACCTCTCTATCGACGTGTATATCACAGACCTGACAGGCAACCCTGCGGGGCAGGAACTGGCTACGAGTGTACGGACGAAGCTGGAAGACAAGCGAAGGGCCTTGCACGACTTGCAGGTGCTACCCGCGAAAGTGTATCCGGTGACTATCTCTGTAAAACTGGCTTTGCGACCAGACGCAGAAATCGAGAAGGTCAAAGACCAAATTGCTACACAAATCAAAACCTACCTAAAAGGGCGTTCTCAGATCGTGTACCAGCAGATCGGAGCGCTCTTTTTCGTGGATGGTGTAATAGACTTCACAAGCTACACCTTAAACGGGGCGGAATTGAATTTGATGGTGCCTGCTGACTCTGTCTCGACACTAACCATGGCGGTGACAACATGA
- a CDS encoding DUF2634 domain-containing protein, translated as MFPELNGDETQLVQSPDHPIPWTYKFDWTTKQLQQGPDGRYLRTTTYEEYLGETAKKILNTRRFRYEIYSERYGVDFLSETGRMRSGISLPTIKTQAQEALEAHSEVERAEVVDIRFEGNRVIFSLEMEGTRGTTRTEVDTWQR; from the coding sequence ATGTTTCCAGAGCTGAACGGAGACGAAACACAACTGGTTCAATCTCCAGATCACCCGATTCCATGGACATACAAATTCGACTGGACTACAAAACAATTGCAGCAAGGGCCAGATGGTCGCTATTTACGGACGACTACCTATGAAGAGTACCTGGGAGAGACAGCAAAGAAAATCCTGAATACACGTCGTTTCCGGTACGAGATTTACTCGGAAAGGTACGGAGTAGACTTCCTATCTGAGACAGGAAGGATGCGCTCGGGCATTTCATTGCCAACAATTAAGACCCAAGCACAAGAAGCACTTGAGGCCCACAGTGAGGTTGAACGTGCGGAAGTGGTAGACATTCGGTTTGAGGGCAATCGAGTCATTTTTTCGCTCGAAATGGAGGGTACGAGAGGGACGACCAGAACGGAGGTGGATACATGGCAACGATAG